Proteins encoded in a region of the Marinococcus sp. PL1-022 genome:
- a CDS encoding sugar ABC transporter substrate-binding protein produces MYKKPSLLLLSGTMVSTLALSGCGGSSGSEDLEGETVTVAVTEGDIGQFNAWEARSDEFTEETGIEVEFIGVPYNNLLDRITTEGISGEGTFDLVTYLDTMGPSVQQFLEPLDEYAAEDDYNFDRFPESSLNLSTFDDEVHSLPVRANAQLMFYRKDVFEDLGIDPPETWTELEEAGKEITENTEMSAISPYYQGGNNGQNMYMWTSYLWSNGSDIFDEDMKPVFNSEEGIEATQRYVDLLVEDEIASPGSVSFGEQDARTDFKQGNSAMWVGWWWVYSDFNLSDSSGEEVRGNVGFTTVPGWEGKGSTSNVSTFPLGMMKDSENKEAAWEFMKYISEPEFEKDMVLDALNGNSPSDQFTTNISQTQNFNDEELNEAGDDLFKVGGEAFGNAQTLPKIPEWPEVSNIISSAISDMAAGAPVEKTTNEAAAEVEQLLEEEGYYE; encoded by the coding sequence ATGTATAAAAAGCCATCACTGTTACTACTGTCCGGAACAATGGTGTCGACACTGGCGCTCAGCGGCTGTGGAGGTTCCTCAGGCTCGGAGGATCTAGAGGGGGAAACCGTCACTGTAGCCGTAACCGAAGGTGATATCGGCCAGTTTAATGCATGGGAAGCGAGAAGTGACGAATTCACGGAAGAAACGGGCATTGAAGTGGAATTTATCGGGGTACCCTACAATAACCTGCTCGACCGTATCACCACCGAAGGAATTTCGGGGGAGGGAACCTTTGATCTGGTCACGTACCTGGATACGATGGGACCGTCCGTGCAGCAGTTTCTGGAGCCGTTGGATGAGTACGCTGCCGAAGACGATTATAATTTTGACCGCTTTCCGGAATCATCGTTAAATTTATCCACCTTTGACGATGAAGTGCACAGTCTGCCGGTTCGTGCGAATGCGCAATTAATGTTTTACCGCAAGGACGTTTTTGAGGATTTAGGTATCGATCCCCCGGAAACGTGGACGGAACTGGAGGAAGCAGGTAAAGAAATTACAGAAAATACAGAAATGTCAGCCATTTCCCCTTATTACCAGGGTGGAAACAACGGGCAGAACATGTACATGTGGACCTCCTACTTGTGGAGCAACGGATCCGATATTTTTGATGAGGATATGAAGCCGGTATTTAACTCCGAAGAAGGCATTGAAGCAACCCAGAGATACGTTGACCTGCTGGTGGAGGATGAAATTGCTTCCCCTGGATCTGTGTCCTTCGGGGAACAGGACGCCCGGACCGACTTTAAACAGGGGAATTCCGCCATGTGGGTCGGCTGGTGGTGGGTATATTCCGACTTCAACCTGAGTGATTCCTCTGGAGAAGAGGTGCGGGGCAATGTTGGCTTTACTACTGTACCCGGATGGGAAGGAAAAGGAAGCACCTCTAACGTTTCCACCTTCCCGCTTGGCATGATGAAGGATTCAGAGAACAAAGAAGCGGCCTGGGAATTTATGAAATATATCAGTGAGCCGGAATTTGAAAAAGACATGGTCCTGGATGCGCTGAACGGAAATTCTCCGTCGGATCAGTTTACGACAAACATTTCCCAGACTCAAAACTTTAATGACGAAGAATTGAATGAAGCGGGCGACGATTTGTTCAAAGTAGGCGGAGAAGCATTCGGAAACGCCCAGACACTTCCAAAGATTCCGGAATGGCCTGAAGTCTCCAATATTATCAGCAGCGCTATTTCAGACATGGCAGCTGGCGCTCCGGTAGAAAAAACGACGAATGAAGCGGCGGCGGAAGTAGAACAGTTGTTGGAGGAAGAAGGGTATTACGAATAG
- a CDS encoding amidase yields MNSIQYMHKGYRHKWFSPEEIITDCLQKVKARENELRSFITVTEDEAVHEAKNITRAFEEGRHESELAGVPVSYKDIINTKGTKTTNGSWIDRDYVPEEDAEVVTNLKSRSAITLGKNNLHEYAFGITSKNPFYGDVLNPWHEDCMVGGSSGGSAAAVAAGFCYGSVGTDTSGSIRIPASCTGIVGLKPTYGLISTEGIFPLSTSMDHAGPMANYVSDVSLLLHGMQKNAPGNPQIGEKPLKLGVPKQYFNEGMSAEVRTVYDQFLENCRSMGAELIEVDTNFFSHSMSLARIIAAPEVTLAHQGKASLDDYAEDIGPTFERGENASALEYLEALQHKKEMTLRLSSIFTQVDILVTPTLPITPPRLGENIVSTGEDISDAMTRYTTPFDITGHPALSMPGGLSGGQLPVGIQLVGGWYQEATVLQLAAEYEKLFLTPFYEQREKRCMTAN; encoded by the coding sequence ATGAATTCCATCCAATACATGCACAAGGGATACCGTCATAAATGGTTTTCCCCGGAGGAAATAATTACAGACTGTCTGCAGAAAGTAAAAGCCCGGGAGAACGAACTGCGTTCCTTTATTACCGTTACAGAAGATGAAGCAGTACATGAAGCAAAAAACATAACCAGAGCGTTTGAAGAGGGGCGTCACGAAAGTGAATTGGCGGGCGTCCCTGTTTCATACAAAGACATTATTAACACTAAAGGAACAAAAACGACGAACGGCTCCTGGATTGATAGGGATTATGTTCCCGAAGAAGATGCTGAGGTGGTAACGAATCTAAAAAGCCGTAGCGCGATTACTTTGGGAAAGAACAATTTACATGAGTATGCGTTTGGGATCACATCAAAAAATCCTTTTTACGGAGATGTTCTTAACCCGTGGCACGAGGATTGCATGGTAGGAGGATCCAGCGGCGGCTCGGCAGCTGCTGTAGCTGCCGGCTTTTGCTACGGCTCCGTCGGCACAGATACTTCAGGGTCCATCAGAATACCGGCCTCATGTACAGGAATCGTCGGATTAAAGCCAACATACGGACTTATCAGCACAGAAGGCATTTTTCCTTTATCCACTTCAATGGATCATGCAGGGCCGATGGCTAATTATGTATCGGATGTTTCACTACTGCTTCACGGCATGCAGAAAAACGCTCCAGGAAACCCACAGATAGGGGAAAAGCCGCTCAAGCTGGGCGTTCCTAAACAATACTTTAATGAAGGCATGAGTGCGGAAGTGCGGACGGTATATGATCAGTTTCTGGAGAATTGCCGTTCGATGGGAGCTGAATTAATAGAGGTGGATACGAACTTCTTTAGTCATTCTATGAGCCTGGCCCGAATAATTGCTGCACCGGAGGTCACACTCGCACATCAGGGGAAAGCCTCTCTTGATGATTACGCAGAAGATATCGGCCCAACGTTTGAACGGGGAGAAAATGCTTCTGCTTTAGAGTATTTGGAAGCGCTTCAGCATAAGAAGGAAATGACACTCAGGCTTTCCAGTATATTTACACAAGTGGATATTTTAGTAACACCTACTCTTCCTATTACCCCGCCGCGTCTTGGGGAAAACATCGTTTCAACCGGTGAGGATATCAGTGATGCGATGACCAGGTATACGACTCCATTCGATATCACAGGGCATCCCGCACTATCGATGCCCGGGGGTCTTTCCGGTGGACAATTGCCTGTGGGTATTCAATTAGTTGGAGGGTGGTATCAGGAGGCAACGGTGCTGCAGCTTGCTGCAGAATACGAGAAATTGTTTTTAACACCTTTTTATGAACAGAGAGAAAAGCGATGCATGACAGCCAATTAA
- a CDS encoding ester cyclase has translation MENKNAAKTGKKQEESLTAGNEKPAQEEKQGSEAKGGGKDTAHKHLIHYADGSEVNAMDARDDEDYLRIPEHEIKKQSMKGYGDYHNIVDYIVRITRQIWKEKDIGLIYDTYSHGVQIHRGLINSHGVNEVISGTLQTLQAFPDRTGLGWSIVWSGNDEEGFFTSHRGRSVATNIGDTLYGPATGKRVVFRTTADCLIHENKIYEEWLVMDTHHLVQQLGYDPVEIAKRTAKQTKQLAPNLQFSLSQSAEEGLPPKEYIPQHEDFEIGDFILGMFNKVWERRSFNYIKNFYESNAVIHYVCNKDMVGHSEIQGMFINLFASVPNAKVLLDRVTCNKKGSDDDWDVAVRWRIQGVHGGIGYFGSPSGKAVEINGMNHFKVRNKKIQEEWMLFDGMEVLRQIYAQMEESNEDGDNQFSSEDGNFTGVS, from the coding sequence ATGGAAAACAAAAATGCAGCCAAAACAGGAAAAAAGCAGGAAGAGTCTCTGACAGCCGGGAACGAAAAGCCGGCACAGGAGGAAAAGCAGGGTTCTGAAGCCAAGGGCGGCGGTAAGGATACCGCTCACAAGCATTTGATCCATTACGCTGACGGCAGTGAAGTAAATGCGATGGACGCCCGGGATGATGAGGATTACCTGCGTATCCCGGAGCATGAAATCAAAAAGCAGTCGATGAAGGGCTACGGGGATTATCACAATATCGTTGACTATATTGTACGGATCACCCGGCAGATCTGGAAGGAGAAGGACATCGGGCTTATCTATGATACGTACAGTCACGGTGTGCAGATCCACCGCGGGCTGATTAACAGCCACGGTGTCAACGAAGTAATTTCGGGCACGCTGCAAACCCTGCAGGCATTCCCTGACCGTACAGGCCTTGGCTGGAGCATAGTATGGTCCGGCAATGATGAAGAAGGCTTTTTCACCTCCCACCGCGGCCGGTCCGTAGCAACAAATATTGGTGATACCCTTTACGGTCCTGCGACAGGAAAAAGAGTCGTTTTCCGGACCACTGCCGACTGCCTGATTCATGAAAATAAAATATATGAAGAATGGCTCGTGATGGATACGCACCACCTCGTGCAGCAGCTCGGCTATGATCCGGTGGAAATAGCGAAGCGTACCGCCAAGCAGACAAAGCAGCTGGCTCCAAACCTGCAGTTCAGCCTGTCCCAGTCGGCAGAAGAAGGACTGCCGCCAAAGGAATATATCCCACAGCATGAAGATTTTGAAATTGGTGATTTTATACTCGGAATGTTTAACAAAGTGTGGGAACGGCGCTCGTTTAATTATATAAAGAATTTTTACGAAAGCAATGCCGTGATTCATTACGTGTGCAATAAAGATATGGTCGGACACAGTGAAATCCAGGGCATGTTCATTAATCTGTTTGCCTCTGTGCCGAACGCAAAGGTGCTGCTCGACCGGGTGACCTGCAACAAAAAAGGCTCGGATGATGATTGGGATGTAGCTGTACGCTGGAGAATTCAAGGGGTGCACGGAGGTATCGGCTATTTCGGTTCCCCAAGCGGAAAAGCAGTGGAAATCAACGGGATGAACCATTTTAAAGTCCGCAATAAAAAAATTCAGGAGGAATGGATGCTGTTTGACGGCATGGAAGTGCTGCGCCAGATCTATGCTCAAATGGAAGAGAGCAATGAGGATGGCGACAACCAGTTTTCCTCTGAGGATGGTAACTTTACCGGTGTTTCATAA
- a CDS encoding cupin domain-containing protein: MNENSTKSINEQMKERIVRFKDMKSQGIPLMFIDSIIPGHNRINYAVIGDTASENPEYNPIITEPHGFQIGMVKAPPGNGPAFHTHDYIESFMPLSGKWRFYWGEGPDEIEGEAILEEWDLITLPKGLYRGLENVSDEDAWLFAVLEQHEVFEGKDPYWAPDVMKKASQYGFNADEKGKMVPPEDFKEREKEMAEKLKMGE; the protein is encoded by the coding sequence ATGAATGAAAACTCGACAAAAAGCATTAATGAACAAATGAAGGAACGGATTGTACGATTTAAGGATATGAAATCGCAGGGCATTCCGCTGATGTTTATCGACAGCATTATCCCGGGCCACAACCGGATCAATTACGCGGTGATCGGGGATACAGCAAGCGAAAATCCTGAATATAACCCGATTATTACGGAGCCGCACGGCTTTCAGATTGGAATGGTCAAGGCGCCGCCCGGAAATGGACCGGCCTTTCATACGCACGATTATATTGAATCGTTCATGCCGCTGAGCGGAAAATGGCGTTTTTATTGGGGTGAAGGTCCGGACGAGATTGAAGGCGAAGCCATCCTGGAAGAATGGGATTTGATTACACTGCCGAAAGGGCTGTACCGCGGTCTGGAAAATGTAAGCGATGAGGATGCCTGGCTGTTTGCAGTGCTCGAGCAACATGAAGTGTTTGAAGGGAAGGATCCCTACTGGGCGCCGGACGTAATGAAAAAAGCCTCCCAATACGGGTTTAATGCAGACGAAAAAGGCAAAATGGTGCCGCCGGAGGATTTTAAGGAAAGAGAAAAAGAAATGGCAGAAAAACTGAAGATGGGAGAGTGA
- a CDS encoding glucose 1-dehydrogenase, protein MSANLFSLEGKTIVVTGANKGIGKEIAVMLAEAGANVALVARDEQALQETARMIQEKGRSAEPFPFDLTNIEYLDELFASIYKQFGRIDVLLNNAGTNIPAPAEEVTEEQWDRIHDINLKSVFFACQAAGKWMREAGHGKIINMSSQMAFVGYYNRAAYSSSKGGITQLTKSLAIEWASDGINVNAVAPTFIETPMTEKMFEDTEFKEEVLARIPLGRLARPEDLFGAVAFLSSASSDMVTGQTILVDGGWTVW, encoded by the coding sequence ATCAGCGCTAATCTATTCTCTTTAGAAGGGAAAACGATCGTCGTTACGGGTGCTAATAAAGGCATTGGAAAAGAAATAGCGGTCATGCTGGCTGAGGCCGGCGCCAACGTGGCGTTGGTAGCCCGGGATGAGCAGGCTTTACAGGAAACGGCCCGGATGATTCAGGAGAAGGGCCGATCCGCTGAGCCATTCCCGTTTGATTTAACCAACATCGAATATCTGGATGAGCTGTTCGCGAGTATTTACAAACAGTTTGGCCGGATTGACGTGCTTCTGAACAATGCCGGCACGAACATTCCGGCGCCGGCAGAAGAGGTGACGGAGGAGCAGTGGGACCGCATCCACGACATTAATCTAAAAAGCGTCTTTTTTGCCTGTCAGGCGGCCGGAAAATGGATGCGTGAGGCAGGACACGGAAAAATTATCAATATGTCCTCCCAGATGGCTTTTGTCGGTTACTATAACCGCGCAGCCTACAGCTCGAGCAAGGGAGGAATTACGCAGCTGACCAAGTCGCTGGCCATTGAATGGGCTTCTGACGGTATCAACGTTAATGCTGTAGCCCCCACCTTTATCGAAACACCGATGACAGAAAAAATGTTTGAAGATACAGAGTTTAAAGAGGAAGTGCTTGCCAGAATTCCGCTTGGCAGGCTGGCCCGTCCAGAGGACCTTTTCGGAGCCGTAGCATTTCTCAGTTCGGCTTCCTCCGATATGGTTACCGGGCAGACGATCCTCGTCGATGGCGGCTGGACTGTCTGGTGA
- a CDS encoding LacI family DNA-binding transcriptional regulator, giving the protein MVKLTVTSNDVAKKAGVSQATVSRVINNYPYIKEATRQKVLSAIDEMGFTPDEVARSLNKRKTGTIGLIVGDIANTFFAETAKIIITEARKKGYDVILTDTNHSSDNLKTAIDTLIGKRVEGIIVGSVERYEEEIHRLYASDTPVVLYNTKTYSKKGHSFVLDNVKGAHMAMEHLIGKGHKRIGFATLLTKYSTLYERNIGYENKLEEYNIPYDPGLVYVGDLENTAISDYIKEIMQGPDPATAVFAASDQMALAIMESCKTMRVHVPGDLAVIGFDNINLAANPLIDLTTISQQHERMSLLAVEKLINLLAAGEKQEDYTDEVIEPILIERSTT; this is encoded by the coding sequence GTGGTGAAGCTAACGGTGACGTCCAACGATGTAGCCAAAAAAGCAGGCGTGTCCCAGGCAACGGTTTCAAGAGTAATTAACAACTATCCTTATATCAAGGAGGCCACACGGCAGAAGGTGTTAAGCGCGATAGATGAGATGGGCTTTACGCCGGATGAGGTCGCGAGAAGTTTAAACAAACGAAAAACCGGAACGATTGGCTTAATTGTCGGGGACATAGCAAATACCTTTTTTGCGGAAACCGCGAAAATTATTATCACCGAAGCCAGAAAAAAAGGCTATGACGTCATATTAACAGATACCAATCACAGCAGTGATAATTTAAAAACAGCGATTGATACGCTGATCGGAAAGCGCGTGGAAGGGATCATTGTAGGATCCGTGGAAAGATACGAAGAAGAAATCCACCGGCTGTACGCCTCGGATACGCCTGTCGTTTTGTATAATACAAAAACGTATTCTAAAAAGGGTCATTCCTTTGTGCTCGATAACGTTAAGGGCGCTCATATGGCGATGGAGCATTTAATCGGAAAAGGACATAAACGAATCGGGTTTGCAACATTATTAACAAAGTATTCGACTCTGTATGAACGAAATATTGGCTACGAAAACAAGCTCGAAGAATATAATATTCCTTATGATCCTGGGCTCGTTTACGTTGGTGATTTAGAGAATACAGCGATTTCGGATTATATAAAAGAAATAATGCAGGGCCCGGATCCGGCGACAGCTGTATTTGCCGCTTCAGACCAGATGGCGCTTGCCATCATGGAGAGCTGTAAAACGATGAGGGTGCACGTGCCGGGAGATTTGGCAGTTATTGGCTTTGATAATATCAATCTTGCGGCGAATCCTTTAATAGATTTAACGACTATTTCGCAGCAGCATGAACGTATGTCGCTTTTGGCAGTGGAAAAATTAATTAATTTATTGGCCGCCGGAGAAAAGCAGGAAGACTATACGGACGAGGTTATTGAACCAATTTTAATTGAGCGGAGTACAACGTAA
- the hisD gene encoding histidinol dehydrogenase, producing the protein MPTYLKRGKSDQEKQEADTKVQQAVQAIIQDVEQRGDEAVRELSEKFDKWSPESFRLSTETIQQVMDELPQQVIDDITFAQSQIQNFARHQRESIQDIEVETRPGVILGHKNIPVNSVGCYIPGGRYPMVASSHMSIVTAKVAGVDRVIACTPPSNGEIPAATVAAMHMAGADEIYLLGGVQAMTAMAVGTETIQPVDMIVGPGNAFVAEAKRQLYGRVGIDLFAGPTETLVIADETADVEMVATDILGQAEHGPTSPGALITTSQSLAESLEEEIARQLKTLPTAEVAEQAWRDNGSIIVVEDVEEAVREADKLAYEHVEVLTRDPDYFLENMTNYGALFLGPETNVAYGDKVIGTNHTLPTKQAAKYTGGLWVGKFLKNCTYQRVTEEASAEIGRYAERLCELEGFMGHKAQASLRVQRYSTTD; encoded by the coding sequence ATGCCCACTTATCTGAAACGAGGAAAAAGCGATCAGGAGAAACAGGAGGCGGACACGAAGGTTCAGCAGGCGGTGCAGGCGATCATTCAGGATGTAGAGCAGCGGGGGGATGAAGCGGTCCGGGAGCTTTCTGAGAAATTCGACAAATGGTCGCCGGAATCGTTCCGCCTGTCGACGGAAACCATTCAGCAGGTGATGGATGAACTGCCGCAGCAGGTGATTGATGATATTACCTTTGCGCAGTCGCAAATTCAAAATTTTGCCCGGCATCAGCGGGAGTCCATTCAGGATATTGAAGTGGAAACGCGGCCCGGCGTTATTTTAGGACATAAAAACATCCCGGTGAACAGCGTAGGCTGCTATATCCCGGGCGGACGCTATCCGATGGTGGCCTCTTCCCATATGAGTATTGTGACAGCGAAGGTCGCCGGGGTCGACAGAGTGATCGCCTGTACGCCCCCGAGTAATGGGGAAATACCGGCAGCTACGGTGGCAGCTATGCATATGGCCGGGGCGGATGAAATCTATCTGCTGGGAGGAGTGCAGGCAATGACCGCCATGGCAGTCGGAACAGAAACGATTCAGCCGGTGGATATGATTGTCGGACCGGGCAACGCCTTTGTAGCGGAAGCCAAGCGGCAGCTGTACGGCAGAGTGGGGATTGATTTATTTGCAGGCCCGACCGAAACGCTTGTGATTGCTGATGAAACGGCCGACGTGGAAATGGTGGCTACCGACATTCTCGGTCAGGCAGAGCACGGACCAACGTCCCCGGGCGCCCTTATTACAACGTCCCAATCGCTTGCCGAGTCTCTGGAGGAGGAAATTGCCCGTCAGCTAAAAACACTCCCGACAGCGGAAGTCGCAGAGCAGGCGTGGCGTGATAATGGTTCTATCATCGTCGTGGAAGATGTGGAAGAAGCGGTTCGTGAAGCGGATAAGCTCGCCTATGAACACGTAGAGGTTCTTACCAGGGACCCGGATTACTTTCTGGAAAACATGACAAACTACGGAGCTCTCTTTCTCGGGCCAGAAACGAATGTCGCTTACGGAGACAAAGTCATCGGGACCAATCATACACTTCCGACCAAGCAGGCGGCAAAATATACCGGCGGTCTATGGGTAGGCAAGTTCTTGAAAAATTGCACGTATCAGCGCGTAACGGAGGAAGCCAGTGCAGAAATAGGCAGATACGCCGAACGTCTTTGCGAGCTCGAAGGCTTCATGGGGCATAAAGCTCAGGCATCATTACGTGTGCAAAGATACAGCACCACCGACTGA
- a CDS encoding right-handed parallel beta-helix repeat-containing protein, with translation MALEYHVAKNGSDKNDGTVEKPFLTINRAASLATAGDTVVVHEGEYREWVKPRNGGRSETRRIIYTAAPGEKAVIKGSEQIDYWEQVEGTVWKAHVPNTLFGDYNPFTEKIFGDWIVHNPGRHLGDVYLNGMSFYEAETFAEVLNPEKQTEVLDHWTKTTVPVHRPEQTTYRWYAEADSSHTTIFANFQGADPNKELVEINVRKACFYPELTGLNYITVQGFEMAQAATPWTPPTADQPGLIGPNWSKGWIIENNVIHDSKCSAISIGKEASTGDNYRTRRKDKPGYQYQLESVFMARHIGWSKERIGSHIIRDNTIYDCGQNGVVGHLGCVFSEIYHNHIYNIALKREFFGHEIAGIKLHAAIDVQIHSNRIHDCSLGVWLDWQTQGTRVSKNLFYRNSRDLFVEVSSGPYVVDHNILTADYALDNHAQGGAYVNNLIAGKMVHKKMLDRATPYHVPHSTEVSGFAPVYGGDDRFYNNMFVGKSDLNDVGTSHFNGYTASLEEYIEKVDQVGLDHEAFHSIEQPVYINHNAYFNGAVPFEGEHEALTNDAFDPQLTIIEKGDEVYLSCELPGEFEQMRGEIKHTGNLERARIVDADFENPDGSELRIEKDFLGKQKAKADVLGPIGQLQAGKNEIKVWG, from the coding sequence ATGGCACTTGAATATCATGTAGCAAAAAACGGCTCTGACAAAAACGACGGCACAGTGGAAAAACCTTTTTTAACAATTAATAGAGCAGCTTCATTAGCCACCGCGGGAGACACCGTAGTGGTGCATGAAGGTGAATACAGAGAATGGGTGAAACCGCGAAATGGCGGCCGGAGTGAGACCCGGAGAATTATATATACCGCAGCTCCTGGAGAAAAAGCAGTAATTAAAGGTTCGGAACAAATTGACTACTGGGAACAGGTGGAGGGAACGGTCTGGAAGGCACACGTCCCAAACACGTTATTTGGCGACTACAATCCATTTACGGAAAAAATATTCGGGGACTGGATCGTTCACAATCCAGGCAGGCATCTGGGTGATGTGTATTTAAACGGAATGTCTTTTTACGAAGCAGAAACCTTTGCGGAAGTGCTGAATCCCGAAAAGCAGACCGAGGTTTTGGATCATTGGACAAAAACGACTGTTCCTGTCCACCGTCCGGAGCAGACGACGTACCGCTGGTATGCGGAAGCAGACAGCAGCCATACGACGATTTTCGCCAATTTTCAGGGCGCTGACCCGAATAAAGAGCTGGTGGAAATAAACGTGCGGAAGGCCTGCTTTTATCCGGAACTGACGGGGCTCAACTATATCACGGTGCAGGGGTTTGAAATGGCCCAGGCAGCAACGCCGTGGACGCCTCCGACGGCGGATCAGCCGGGATTGATCGGGCCGAACTGGAGCAAGGGGTGGATTATTGAAAACAATGTGATTCACGATTCTAAATGCAGTGCGATCAGTATTGGAAAGGAAGCGTCCACCGGGGACAATTACCGGACGAGAAGAAAGGACAAACCAGGCTACCAGTACCAGCTGGAATCTGTGTTTATGGCCCGGCATATTGGCTGGAGCAAGGAGCGCATCGGCTCTCACATTATCCGTGATAACACCATTTATGATTGCGGCCAGAACGGGGTGGTCGGTCATCTGGGCTGCGTGTTCAGCGAGATCTATCATAACCACATTTATAATATCGCATTAAAGCGGGAGTTTTTTGGCCACGAAATCGCCGGAATTAAACTGCATGCAGCGATTGATGTCCAGATTCACAGCAACCGTATCCATGACTGCTCGCTTGGGGTATGGCTCGACTGGCAGACCCAGGGCACGAGAGTAAGCAAAAATCTATTTTACAGAAACAGCCGTGATCTTTTTGTAGAAGTGAGCAGCGGACCGTATGTGGTGGACCATAATATTTTAACGGCAGACTATGCCCTGGATAATCATGCACAGGGAGGAGCTTACGTTAACAATCTGATTGCGGGCAAAATGGTGCACAAGAAGATGCTGGACCGGGCAACACCGTATCACGTGCCCCACAGCACGGAGGTATCAGGATTTGCGCCTGTCTACGGCGGAGACGATCGTTTTTACAATAACATGTTTGTAGGAAAATCGGATTTGAATGATGTAGGCACGTCCCATTTTAACGGATACACGGCGTCGCTTGAGGAATATATCGAAAAGGTGGATCAGGTCGGCTTGGACCATGAAGCGTTCCACAGTATAGAGCAGCCGGTCTACATTAATCATAATGCTTACTTTAATGGGGCGGTTCCGTTTGAAGGGGAGCATGAGGCATTAACTAACGACGCTTTTGATCCCCAGCTGACGATAATTGAAAAAGGGGATGAGGTGTATCTGTCCTGTGAACTGCCCGGTGAATTTGAACAAATGCGCGGGGAGATAAAGCATACAGGAAACCTGGAGCGGGCGCGTATCGTGGATGCGGATTTTGAAAATCCGGACGGAAGCGAGCTCCGGATAGAGAAGGACTTCTTAGGCAAGCAAAAAGCCAAAGCCGACGTGCTGGGACCGATTGGGCAGCTGCAGGCTGGTAAAAATGAAATAAAGGTGTGGGGTTAA
- a CDS encoding AraC family transcriptional regulator — protein MVFFEPHGVEEQESFQRVTLTNFSFPLHFHRAYELIIVHEGQLRVTIDQKEYLLKQNGAAFIFNNQMHEFTTVGHSAITIVIFSPELIGRFFMDYKGFIPVNNTFSLSPDVLLPSRGSVYRQKSFLYGICSTLEENTDFKPVQYSAKTKILHQMLLYVDNNYASECTLKAVAEHLQYDYPYLSKLFVHMAGMTFTEYLNYYRISRACYLLKSSQQPIGEIAADCGYSSLRSFNRNFQAFVRDSPRRFRELST, from the coding sequence TTGGTCTTTTTTGAGCCTCATGGAGTCGAAGAACAGGAATCATTTCAACGTGTTACCTTAACCAATTTCAGCTTTCCGCTTCACTTTCACCGTGCCTATGAACTGATCATTGTCCATGAAGGACAGCTGCGGGTAACCATTGACCAGAAAGAGTATCTTCTGAAGCAAAACGGGGCGGCCTTTATTTTTAATAATCAAATGCATGAATTTACAACGGTCGGGCATTCCGCTATCACCATCGTCATTTTTTCTCCTGAATTGATCGGCCGTTTTTTTATGGATTATAAAGGCTTTATCCCTGTAAATAATACGTTCTCTCTTTCGCCGGACGTGCTGCTGCCGTCCCGGGGATCCGTCTACAGGCAGAAAAGCTTTTTGTACGGCATCTGCAGTACGTTAGAGGAAAACACCGATTTCAAGCCCGTCCAGTATTCTGCTAAAACGAAAATTCTTCATCAAATGCTTCTGTATGTGGATAATAATTACGCCTCCGAGTGTACGTTAAAAGCGGTGGCTGAACATTTGCAGTATGACTATCCCTACCTGTCCAAGCTGTTTGTTCACATGGCCGGCATGACCTTTACCGAATACTTAAACTATTACCGGATCTCGCGTGCCTGTTATTTACTGAAAAGCAGCCAGCAGCCGATCGGCGAAATTGCTGCAGACTGCGGCTACAGCAGCCTCCGCTCGTTTAACCGGAATTTTCAGGCATTCGTCCGCGATTCACCCCGCAGGTTTCGGGAGCTTTCAACATAA